From the Vulpes lagopus strain Blue_001 chromosome 22, ASM1834538v1, whole genome shotgun sequence genome, one window contains:
- the DES gene encoding desmin, which produces MSQAYSSSQRVSSYRRTFGGAGGFPLGSPLGSPVFPRAGFGTKGSSSSVTSRVYQVSRTSGGAGGLGALRAGRLGSGRAPSYGAGELLDFSLADAVNQEFLTTRTNEKVELQELNDRFANYIEKVRFLEQQNAALAAEVNRLKGREPTRVAEIYEEELRELRRQVEVLTNQRARVDVERDNLLDDLQRLKAKLQEEIQLKEEAENNLAAFRADVDAATLARIDLERRIESLNEEIAFLKKVHEEEIRELQAQLQEQQVQVEMDMSKPDLTAALRDIRAQYETIAAKNISEAEEWYKSKVSDLTQAANKNNDALRQAKQEMMEYRHQIQSYTCEIDALKGTNDSLMRQMREMEDRFASEASGYQDNIARLEEEIRHLKDEMARHLREYQDLLNVKMALDVEIATYRKLLEGEESRINLPIQTFSALNFRETSPEQRGSEVHTKKTVMIKTIETRDGEVVSEATQQQHEVL; this is translated from the exons ATGAGCCAGGCCTACTCGTCCAGCCAGCGCGTGTCCTCGTACCGCCGCACCTTCGGCGGCGCGGGGGGCTTCCCGCTCGGCTCCCCGCTCGGCTCGCCCGTGTTCCCGCGCGCCGGCTTCGGCACCAAGGGCTCCTCGAGCTCCGTGACGTCCCGCGTGTACCAGGTGTCGCGCACGTCGGGCGGcgccggggggctgggggcgctgcGGGCGGGCCGGCTGGGCTCGGGCCGCGCGCCCTCCTACGGCGCGGGCGAGCTGCTGGACTTCTCGCTGGCCGACGCCGTGAACCAGGAGTTCCTGACCACGCGCACCAACGAGAAGGTGGAGCTGCAGGAGCTCAACGACCGCTTCGCCAACTACATCGAGAAGGTGCGCTTCCTGGAGCAGCAGAACGCGGCGCTCGCCGCCGAGGTGAACCGGCTCAAGGGCCGGGAGCCCACCCGGGTGGCCGAGATCTACGAGGAGGAGCTGCGCGAGCTGCGGCGCCAGGTGGAGGTGCTCACCAACCAGCGCGCCCGCGTGGACGTGGAGCGGGACAACCTGCTGGACGACCTGCAGCGGCTCAAGGCCAA GCTGCAAGAGGAGATCCAATTGAAAGAAGAAGCAGAGAACAATTTGGCTGCCTTCCGAGCG GACGTGGATGCAGCTACTCTAGCCCGAATTGACTTGGAGCGCAGGATTGAATCTCTCAACGAGGAAATCGCGTTCCTTAAGAAAGTGCATGAAGAG GAGATCCGAGAGCTGCAGGCCCAGCTTCAGGAACAACAGGTACAGGTGGAGATGGACATGTCCAAGCCAGACCTCACCGCCGCCCTCAGGGACATCCGGGCCCAGTACGAGACCATCGCGGCTAAGAACATCTCAGAAGCTGAGGAGTGGTACAAGTCGAAG GTGTCCGACCTGACCCAGGCAGCCAACAAGAACAACGACGCGCTGCGCCAGGCCAAGCAGGAAATGATGGAGTACCGACACCAGATCCAGTCCTACACCTGTGAGATCGACGCCCTCAAGGGCACC AATGATTCCCTGATGAGGCAGATGCGGGAGATGGAGGACCGCTTTGCTAGCGAGGCCAGCGGCTACCAGGACAACATCGCGCGCCTGGAGGAAGAGATCCGGCACCTCAAGGATGAGATGGCCCGCCACCTGCGCGAGTACCAGGACCTGCTCAATGTCAAGATGGCCCTGGATGTGGAGATTGCCACCTACCGGAAGCTGCTGGAGGGCGAGGAAAGCCG GATCAACCTCCCCATCCAGACCTTCTCTGCTCTCAACTTCCGAG AAACAAGCCCGGAGCAAAGGGGTTCTGAGGTCCATACCAAGAAGACGGTGATGATCAAGACCATCGAGACCCGGGATGGGGAG gTTGTCAGTGAGGCCACACAACAGCAACATGAGGTGCTCTAA